The following are encoded together in the Alphaproteobacteria bacterium genome:
- a CDS encoding phytanoyl-CoA dioxygenase family protein gives MLSAGQREAYARDGFLVLEGFVPVADCDALQARAAQLVATFDPGPARTVFSSNDQGHARDAYFRESGGAIRFFFEDDARTLNKIGHALHDLDPVFDRVSRAPRMRDLVEALGVKRPLLLQSMYLFKQPFVGGEVDWHQDATFLLTEPSSVVGLWIALDDATRDNGCLVALPGAHRGPLRRHFTRDGAMFTLDETPWPDVEPVALEAPRGTLIVLHGLLPHASAANRSPRQRHAYSLHIIDDEARYTDDNWLQRPHLPLRGFA, from the coding sequence ATGCTGAGTGCCGGCCAGCGCGAGGCCTATGCCCGCGACGGCTTCCTCGTGCTCGAGGGTTTTGTGCCGGTGGCGGATTGCGACGCCCTGCAGGCGCGCGCCGCGCAGCTTGTGGCCACATTCGATCCCGGCCCGGCGCGCACCGTGTTCTCGAGCAACGACCAGGGGCATGCGCGCGACGCGTATTTCCGCGAATCCGGTGGCGCCATCCGCTTCTTCTTCGAGGACGACGCGCGCACGCTGAACAAGATCGGCCACGCACTGCACGATCTCGATCCCGTCTTCGACCGCGTCTCACGCGCGCCGCGCATGCGCGATCTCGTCGAGGCGCTCGGCGTCAAGCGGCCGCTGCTGCTGCAATCGATGTATCTGTTCAAGCAGCCCTTCGTCGGCGGCGAGGTCGACTGGCACCAGGACGCGACCTTCCTGCTCACCGAGCCGTCGAGCGTCGTCGGGCTGTGGATCGCGCTCGACGACGCCACCCGCGACAATGGCTGCCTCGTCGCCCTGCCCGGCGCACATCGCGGCCCCCTGCGCCGGCACTTCACGCGCGACGGCGCGATGTTCACTCTCGACGAGACGCCGTGGCCCGACGTCGAACCGGTGGCGCTGGAAGCGCCGCGCGGTACACTGATCGTGCTGCACGGACTGTTGCCGCACGCCAGCGCCGCAAACCGATCGCCGCGCCAGCGGCATGCCTATTCGCTGCATATCATTGACGACGAGGCGCGCTACACGGACGACAACTGGCTGCAGCGTCCGCACCTGCCATTGCGAGGCTTCGCATGA
- a CDS encoding isoprenylcysteine carboxylmethyltransferase family protein has translation MLSAAILLRVAWALWGLSWIAASLWSARSVGRAPLRAALANRVVTIIGAILLFGGLYAWPGAPLLWSVGPTAAIVLGVLMVGGFAFAWWARLHLGRYWSSGITRKEGHRIVDTGPYGLTRHPIYTGLIWAALAMAVAEASLPAVIGGALFSLGLWLKATAEETFLSSELGAATYDAYRRRVPMLVPFMPTPD, from the coding sequence GTGCTCAGCGCCGCAATCCTGTTGCGCGTCGCCTGGGCGTTGTGGGGGTTGAGCTGGATCGCCGCCAGCCTGTGGTCGGCACGCTCGGTCGGGCGGGCGCCGCTACGCGCGGCGCTCGCCAACCGCGTCGTCACCATCATCGGCGCCATCCTGCTGTTCGGCGGCCTCTATGCCTGGCCCGGCGCACCCCTGCTGTGGTCGGTCGGCCCGACCGCCGCCATCGTGCTCGGCGTGCTGATGGTCGGCGGCTTCGCTTTCGCGTGGTGGGCGCGCCTCCATCTGGGGCGCTACTGGTCCAGCGGCATCACGCGCAAGGAGGGGCACCGGATCGTCGATACCGGGCCCTACGGCCTGACGCGGCACCCGATCTATACCGGGCTGATCTGGGCGGCGCTGGCGATGGCTGTCGCCGAAGCCTCGCTGCCGGCCGTCATCGGCGGCGCGCTGTTCTCGCTCGGTCTGTGGCTCAAGGCGACCGCCGAGGAGACGTTCCTGAGCAGCGAGCTCGGCGCGGCGACCTACGACGCCTATCGCCGGCGCGTGCCGATGCTGGTGCCCTTCATGCCGACGCCAGACTGA
- a CDS encoding BMP family ABC transporter substrate-binding protein, with protein sequence MKRDVLRWIAILAVAGAAGAAHAQTAIKPAVVYGMGGKFDKSFNEGVHNGVTKFKTETKLDVAEFESSNETQFEQAHRRFAQRGQDPIIGVGFSQAVALEKIAKEFPKIRFTLIDSKVDLPNVQSVLFKEQEGSFLVGYLAALASKTGKIGFVGGMDIPLIRRFACGYVQGARHANAKIEVIQNMTGTTPAAWNDPGRGAELAKGQFDRGVDVIYAAAGGTGIGVLQAAKDRDKLAIGVDSNQNHLHPGTMLTSMVKRVDLVAYQSFQAARGGAWKPGLQVLGLKEGGVDWALDQHNDMLVTPPMRRQMDTVKAGIISGSIKVHDYMSNNTCP encoded by the coding sequence ATGAAGCGTGACGTCTTGCGTTGGATCGCCATCCTCGCGGTTGCCGGCGCCGCCGGCGCGGCGCACGCCCAGACCGCGATCAAGCCGGCCGTGGTCTACGGCATGGGCGGCAAGTTCGACAAGTCGTTCAACGAGGGCGTCCACAACGGCGTCACCAAGTTCAAGACCGAGACCAAGCTCGACGTCGCCGAGTTCGAGAGCAGCAACGAGACGCAGTTCGAGCAGGCGCACCGGCGCTTCGCCCAGCGCGGCCAGGACCCGATCATCGGCGTCGGCTTCTCGCAGGCGGTGGCGCTGGAGAAGATCGCCAAGGAGTTCCCCAAGATCCGTTTCACCCTGATCGACAGCAAGGTCGACCTGCCCAACGTGCAGTCGGTGCTGTTCAAGGAGCAGGAAGGCTCGTTCCTGGTCGGCTACCTGGCGGCGCTGGCGTCGAAGACCGGCAAGATCGGCTTCGTCGGCGGCATGGACATCCCGCTGATCCGCCGCTTCGCCTGCGGCTACGTCCAGGGCGCGCGCCACGCCAACGCCAAGATCGAGGTGATCCAGAACATGACCGGCACGACGCCGGCGGCGTGGAACGATCCGGGCCGCGGCGCCGAGCTCGCAAAGGGCCAGTTCGACCGCGGCGTCGACGTGATCTACGCCGCCGCCGGCGGCACCGGCATCGGCGTGCTGCAGGCGGCCAAGGATCGCGACAAGCTTGCCATCGGCGTTGATTCCAACCAGAACCATCTGCATCCCGGCACCATGCTGACCTCGATGGTCAAGCGCGTCGACCTCGTCGCCTATCAGAGCTTCCAGGCCGCCAGGGGCGGCGCGTGGAAGCCCGGCCTGCAGGTGCTGGGCCTGAAGGAAGGCGGCGTCGACTGGGCGCTCGACCAGCACAACGACATGCTGGTGACGCCGCCGATGCGCCGCCAGATGGACACGGTGAAGGCCGGCATCATCTCCGGCTCGATCAAGGTCCACGACTACATGAGCAACAATACTTGCCCGTAG
- a CDS encoding ABC transporter permease: MTTVPRRALPPWAEIGLLPLVNIALALITVGVIVTAIGVDPLRALNLLVAGALGSSEAIGYTLYYATNFAFTGLAVAVAFHAGLFNIGGEGQAYIGGLGAGLCVLALDRFLPGIILVPLAILASAAFGAAWAAVPAWLQAHRGSHIVITTIMFNFVAAALMVYLMVNVLIAPGSMTPQSRGFEAGTLPAMHEALAAIGIGVARSALNLSIVLAVLCCGGVWIFLWHTPWGYSLRAMGHNPDAATYAGSDLKQLTMMAMCLSGALAGLVGVNEILGVHHRLVLDFTAGYGFAGIAVSLMGRNHPLGIALAALLFGALQQGGAELAFEIPAMTREMVVVIQGLVILFSGALANLPRPWLQSLLARVRRA, from the coding sequence ATGACCACCGTCCCGCGCCGCGCGCTGCCGCCCTGGGCCGAGATCGGCCTGCTGCCGCTGGTCAACATCGCGCTGGCACTGATCACCGTCGGCGTCATCGTGACGGCGATCGGCGTCGATCCGCTGAGGGCGCTGAACCTGCTCGTCGCCGGTGCGTTGGGTTCCTCGGAGGCCATCGGCTACACGCTGTACTACGCCACCAACTTCGCCTTCACCGGGCTGGCCGTGGCCGTGGCCTTCCACGCCGGCCTGTTCAATATCGGCGGCGAGGGCCAGGCCTATATCGGCGGGCTGGGCGCCGGGCTGTGCGTGCTGGCGCTCGACCGCTTCCTGCCCGGCATCATCCTGGTGCCACTGGCGATCCTCGCCTCGGCGGCCTTCGGCGCGGCGTGGGCGGCGGTGCCGGCATGGCTGCAGGCGCATCGCGGCAGCCACATCGTCATCACCACCATCATGTTCAACTTCGTCGCCGCGGCGCTGATGGTCTACCTGATGGTCAACGTGCTGATCGCGCCCGGCTCGATGACGCCACAGAGCCGCGGCTTCGAGGCCGGCACGCTGCCGGCGATGCACGAGGCGCTGGCGGCGATCGGCATCGGCGTGGCGCGGTCGGCGCTCAATCTCTCGATCGTGCTGGCGGTGCTGTGCTGCGGCGGCGTCTGGATCTTCCTGTGGCATACGCCCTGGGGCTATTCGCTGCGCGCCATGGGCCACAACCCGGACGCCGCGACCTATGCCGGCAGCGACCTGAAGCAGCTCACCATGATGGCGATGTGCCTGTCGGGCGCGCTCGCCGGCCTCGTCGGCGTCAACGAGATCCTCGGCGTGCATCACCGCCTGGTGCTCGACTTCACCGCCGGCTACGGCTTCGCCGGCATCGCCGTGTCGCTGATGGGCCGCAACCACCCGCTGGGCATCGCGCTGGCGGCGCTGCTGTTCGGCGCCCTGCAGCAGGGCGGCGCCGAGCTCGCCTTCGAGATCCCGGCGATGACGCGCGAGATGGTCGTGGTCATCCAGGGCCTGGTGATCCTGTTCTCCGGCGCGCTCGCCAACCTGCCGCGCCCCTGGCTGCAATCCCTGCTGGCGCGGGTCAGGCGCGCATGA
- the deoA gene encoding thymidine phosphorylase, translated as MIPQEIIRRKRDGHALSAEEIAFIVRGITNGGLTGGQVAAFAMTVFFRDMSSEERVALTLEMANSGIRLDWRDLNLPGPVIDKHSSGGVGDKVSLMLAPIAAACGCYVPMISGRGLGHTGGTLDKLASIPGYDTQPDIAAFRRVVREVGCAIIGQTDDLAPADRRLYAIRDTTGSVETIPLLVSSILSKKLAAGLDGLVMDVKAGSGAFADSPEMARDLADSLVDVANGAGLPTVALITDMNSVLGRDVGNALEVAETVAYLRDGTTREPRLHAVVMALAAEMLVLGKLVPTQEAGRARAETALADGSAADRFARMVAALGGPRDFMERASRHLPVAPVVRACAATRSGFVTGMNARQVGIAVVTLGGGRGKPTDAIDAAVGLTDVAPIGQAVRAGDPLAIVHATGEADADDADAILRQAIRIEDAAPPAQPVIRARVAPRC; from the coding sequence CTGATCCCGCAGGAGATCATTCGCAGGAAGCGCGACGGCCACGCGCTGTCGGCCGAGGAGATCGCCTTCATCGTCAGAGGCATCACCAACGGCGGCCTGACCGGGGGGCAGGTCGCGGCCTTCGCCATGACCGTGTTCTTTCGCGACATGTCGAGCGAGGAGCGCGTGGCGCTCACTCTCGAGATGGCGAATTCCGGCATCCGGCTCGACTGGCGCGATCTGAACCTGCCCGGACCCGTCATCGACAAGCACTCCAGCGGCGGTGTGGGCGACAAGGTCAGCCTGATGCTGGCGCCGATCGCCGCTGCCTGCGGCTGTTACGTGCCGATGATCTCCGGCCGCGGCCTGGGCCATACCGGCGGCACGCTCGACAAGCTGGCCTCGATCCCGGGCTACGACACGCAGCCCGACATCGCCGCCTTCCGCCGCGTCGTGCGCGAGGTCGGCTGCGCCATCATCGGCCAGACCGATGATCTCGCACCCGCCGATCGGCGGCTCTATGCCATCCGCGATACCACGGGCAGCGTCGAGACCATCCCGCTGCTGGTGAGCTCGATCCTGTCGAAGAAGCTCGCCGCCGGGCTGGACGGCCTGGTGATGGACGTGAAGGCCGGCTCCGGCGCTTTCGCCGACAGCCCCGAGATGGCGCGCGATCTCGCCGACAGCCTGGTCGACGTCGCCAACGGCGCGGGACTGCCGACCGTGGCGCTGATCACCGACATGAACAGCGTGCTGGGCCGCGATGTCGGCAACGCGCTCGAGGTCGCCGAGACCGTCGCCTATCTGCGCGACGGCACAACGCGCGAGCCGCGCCTGCACGCGGTGGTGATGGCGCTGGCGGCCGAGATGCTGGTGCTGGGCAAGCTGGTGCCGACGCAGGAGGCCGGCCGCGCCCGCGCCGAGACCGCGCTGGCCGACGGCAGCGCGGCGGATCGCTTCGCGCGCATGGTCGCCGCCCTGGGCGGGCCGCGCGATTTCATGGAGCGTGCCAGCCGGCATCTACCGGTCGCGCCCGTTGTGCGTGCCTGCGCGGCGACGCGTTCGGGCTTCGTCACCGGCATGAACGCCCGCCAGGTCGGCATCGCCGTCGTCACCCTGGGCGGCGGCCGCGGCAAGCCGACGGACGCCATCGACGCCGCGGTCGGCCTCACCGATGTCGCGCCGATCGGCCAGGCGGTGCGGGCCGGCGATCCGTTGGCGATCGTGCACGCCACCGGCGAGGCCGACGCCGACGACGCCGACGCCATCCTGCGCCAGGCCATCCGTATCGAGGACGCCGCGCCGCCGGCCCAGCCGGTGATCCGCGCGCGCGTCGCGCCGCGATGCTGA
- the add gene encoding adenosine deaminase, with amino-acid sequence MSTVDALPKAELHCHIEGAMAPALAHAIAARNDVTLPPSLFTEQGGGYAWRNFNEFLMAYDAAAGAMRTAGDYSELMYGYLAACAAEGAIYVEMFTSPDHAIAIGLGHAAQLAGLAAGIDRAHAEFGIVSRLIPCCLRHLGPQRALEVARLVAAEPHPYVVGFGMAGDELLHTPADFAPAFGVADNAGLACTVHAGEVAGAHSVRDAIAALPVSRIGHGVRSIEDPGLVAELARRGTVLEVCPVSNLALGLYPDPVSHPLRRLLDAGCRVTLNSDDPAFFATSIGNEYAMASAHMGLSASELLAITRTAIEAAFVDTQTRRALLARIEKGDQT; translated from the coding sequence ATGAGCACCGTCGACGCCCTGCCCAAGGCCGAGCTGCATTGCCACATCGAGGGCGCGATGGCGCCGGCGCTGGCCCACGCCATCGCCGCCCGCAACGACGTGACCCTGCCCCCGAGCCTGTTCACCGAGCAGGGTGGCGGCTATGCGTGGCGCAATTTCAATGAGTTCCTGATGGCCTACGACGCCGCCGCCGGCGCGATGCGGACCGCCGGCGACTACAGCGAGCTGATGTACGGCTACCTCGCCGCCTGCGCCGCCGAGGGTGCCATCTACGTCGAGATGTTCACCTCGCCCGATCATGCCATCGCCATCGGCCTGGGCCATGCCGCGCAGCTCGCCGGGCTGGCTGCCGGCATCGATCGCGCGCATGCCGAGTTCGGCATCGTCTCGCGGCTGATCCCCTGCTGCCTGCGCCATCTCGGGCCCCAGCGTGCGCTCGAGGTCGCGCGGCTCGTTGCCGCCGAGCCGCATCCCTACGTCGTCGGCTTCGGCATGGCCGGCGACGAGCTGCTGCACACGCCGGCCGATTTCGCGCCGGCCTTCGGCGTCGCCGACAATGCCGGCCTCGCCTGCACGGTGCACGCCGGCGAGGTGGCCGGCGCGCACAGCGTGCGCGACGCCATCGCCGCCCTGCCGGTCAGCCGCATCGGCCACGGCGTCCGCTCGATCGAGGATCCCGGCCTGGTGGCGGAGCTGGCACGGCGTGGCACCGTGCTCGAGGTCTGCCCTGTCAGCAACCTTGCGCTCGGGCTGTATCCCGATCCCGTGAGCCATCCGCTTCGCCGGTTGCTCGACGCCGGTTGCCGGGTCACGCTGAACTCGGACGATCCGGCGTTCTTCGCGACGTCGATCGGCAATGAGTACGCGATGGCGTCGGCGCACATGGGTCTTTCGGCATCCGAATTGCTGGCGATCACCCGCACCGCCATCGAGGCGGCATTCGTCGACACGCAAACCCGGCGAGCACTGCTCGCCCGCATCGAGAAGGGAGACCAGACATGA
- a CDS encoding ABC transporter permease: protein MSEGFDLVVLTLAATLRVATPLILCAMGGLFSERSGIIDIGLEGKMLMAAFAAGTIAAVTGSAWLAVIAAILASTAMALLHGFACITWRGNQVVSGVAINIIAAGLTIVLGTAFFARGGQTPPLAPEARLMPLTLPGAEMLAGVPVLGPIYRSLISGQNGLVYVALLSVPLTWWIVGKTRFGLRLRAVGEMPLAVDSAGISVAWLRYRAVLLCGLLAGIAGAYLAIAQNAGFSRDMTAGQGFIALAAIIFGKWRPLPAFGACLMFGLLDAVAIRLQGVRLPSIGEVPVQLIQALPYLLTILLLAGFIGRAGAPRAIGVPYEKEH, encoded by the coding sequence ATGAGCGAGGGTTTCGACCTCGTCGTGCTGACGCTCGCGGCGACCTTGCGGGTGGCCACGCCGCTGATCCTCTGCGCCATGGGCGGGCTGTTCTCGGAGCGCAGCGGCATCATCGATATCGGCCTCGAGGGCAAGATGCTGATGGCCGCCTTCGCCGCGGGCACCATCGCCGCGGTGACCGGCTCGGCCTGGCTGGCGGTAATCGCCGCCATCCTCGCCAGCACGGCGATGGCGCTGCTGCACGGCTTCGCCTGCATCACCTGGCGCGGCAACCAGGTGGTAAGCGGCGTGGCGATCAACATCATCGCCGCCGGCCTCACGATCGTGCTCGGCACGGCGTTCTTCGCCCGCGGTGGCCAGACGCCGCCGCTGGCGCCGGAAGCGCGGCTGATGCCGCTGACCCTGCCCGGCGCGGAAATGTTGGCAGGCGTGCCGGTCCTCGGGCCGATCTATCGCAGCCTGATCAGCGGCCAGAACGGGCTGGTCTATGTCGCGCTGCTGTCGGTGCCGCTGACCTGGTGGATCGTCGGCAAGACGCGGTTCGGTCTGCGGCTGCGCGCCGTGGGCGAGATGCCGCTGGCGGTCGATTCCGCCGGCATCTCGGTGGCGTGGCTGCGCTATCGCGCCGTGCTGCTGTGCGGGCTGTTGGCGGGCATCGCCGGCGCCTATCTGGCGATCGCGCAGAACGCCGGCTTCAGCCGCGACATGACGGCCGGCCAGGGCTTCATCGCCCTGGCGGCGATCATCTTCGGCAAATGGCGGCCATTGCCGGCCTTCGGCGCCTGCCTCATGTTCGGCCTGCTCGACGCCGTGGCGATCCGCCTGCAGGGCGTGCGATTGCCCAGCATTGGAGAGGTGCCGGTGCAGCTGATCCAGGCGCTGCCTTACCTGCTGACCATCCTGCTGCTGGCCGGCTTCATCGGCCGCGCCGGCGCGCCCAGGGCGATCGGCGTGCCGTACGAGAAGGAGCATTGA
- a CDS encoding cytidine deaminase, with translation MAAPDDLLSLARAMMGRAYAPYSKFQVGAALRAEDGSIHGGCNVENAAYPQGWCAEASAIAALVGAGRRRIVEALVIGGGEALCTPCGGCRQKLREFAGEELPIHVCGPEGWRRTLRLGELLPLSFGPHNL, from the coding sequence GTGGCCGCGCCCGATGACCTGCTGAGCCTGGCCCGCGCCATGATGGGCCGCGCCTATGCGCCCTATTCCAAGTTCCAGGTCGGCGCCGCGCTGCGCGCCGAGGACGGCTCGATCCATGGCGGCTGCAACGTCGAGAACGCCGCCTATCCCCAGGGGTGGTGCGCCGAAGCCTCGGCGATCGCCGCCCTGGTCGGCGCCGGCCGACGGCGCATCGTCGAGGCGCTGGTGATCGGCGGCGGCGAGGCGCTGTGCACGCCCTGCGGCGGCTGCCGCCAGAAGCTGCGCGAGTTCGCCGGCGAGGAGCTGCCGATCCATGTCTGCGGCCCCGAAGGCTGGCGCCGGACGCTGAGGCTGGGCGAGCTGCTGCCGCTGTCATTCGGACCGCACAATCTATGA
- a CDS encoding ABC transporter ATP-binding protein has protein sequence MPVEGAAPPAVELRGIDKSFGTVRANKGVSLSVARGSVTGIVGENGAGKSTLMSILYGLYEADAGEILIDGEPVRIRGPADAIAHGIGMVHQHFMLVDTFTVLENLVLGAEGGPVLRRGLAAARRELSRLAGEYGLSVDPDAVVAGLSVGEQQRVEILKVLLRGARVLILDEPSAVLTPQETDRLFRILATLKERGVTVLLITHKLREIIAATDTVYVMRQGEVVAERRTADTSTEELAELMVGRKVRLTLDKESVELGEVLLKAEKLALVDARGVKLLDGIDLKLRAGEILGVAGVSGNGQTELLQVLAGVRAPSGGRLQVRGRVVDASDPTDPAEMRALGLCHVPEDRLRQGMVAPFRAAETSILGYHRLKPFTRRFRLDHTATTAHCGLLMERFDVRPPIPALRSSSFSGGNQQKLVLAREMDRTPRILLVGQPTRGVDIGAIEFIHRQLVAARDAGCAVLVVSVELEEILSLADRIVVMFGGRIVGEVPAARADERTLGLMMANAHV, from the coding sequence TTGCCCGTAGAGGGCGCGGCGCCGCCGGCCGTCGAGCTGCGCGGCATCGACAAGTCGTTCGGCACGGTGCGCGCCAACAAGGGCGTGTCGCTCAGCGTCGCCAGGGGCTCGGTCACCGGCATCGTCGGCGAGAACGGTGCCGGCAAGTCGACCCTGATGAGCATCCTCTACGGGCTCTACGAGGCCGATGCCGGCGAGATCCTGATCGACGGCGAGCCCGTGCGCATTCGCGGACCGGCCGACGCCATCGCCCACGGCATCGGCATGGTCCACCAGCATTTCATGCTGGTCGACACCTTCACGGTCCTCGAGAACCTGGTGCTCGGCGCCGAAGGCGGGCCGGTGCTGCGGCGCGGCCTCGCCGCGGCGCGCCGAGAGCTTTCGCGGCTGGCGGGCGAGTACGGGCTGAGCGTCGATCCCGACGCGGTCGTCGCCGGCCTTTCGGTCGGCGAGCAGCAGCGCGTCGAGATCCTCAAGGTGCTGTTGCGCGGCGCGCGCGTGCTGATCCTCGACGAGCCCAGTGCCGTGCTCACGCCGCAGGAGACCGACCGGCTCTTTCGCATCCTCGCCACGCTGAAGGAGCGCGGCGTCACCGTTCTGCTGATCACCCACAAGCTGCGCGAGATCATCGCGGCGACCGACACGGTCTATGTCATGCGCCAGGGCGAGGTGGTCGCCGAGCGGCGCACCGCGGACACCAGTACCGAGGAGCTCGCCGAGCTGATGGTCGGCCGCAAGGTGCGCCTGACGCTCGACAAGGAGTCGGTCGAGCTCGGCGAGGTGCTGCTGAAGGCGGAGAAGCTCGCGCTCGTCGACGCGCGCGGCGTGAAGCTGCTCGACGGCATCGATCTGAAGCTGCGCGCCGGCGAGATCCTGGGCGTCGCCGGCGTCTCGGGCAACGGCCAGACCGAGCTGCTGCAGGTTCTCGCCGGCGTGCGCGCGCCGTCGGGCGGCCGCCTGCAGGTCCGCGGCCGCGTCGTCGATGCGAGCGATCCGACCGACCCGGCCGAGATGCGCGCGCTGGGGCTGTGTCATGTGCCCGAGGACCGGTTGCGCCAGGGCATGGTCGCGCCGTTCCGCGCCGCCGAGACGTCGATCCTGGGCTATCACCGGCTCAAGCCGTTCACCCGGCGCTTTCGCCTCGACCACACCGCGACCACGGCGCATTGCGGCCTGCTGATGGAGCGCTTCGACGTGCGCCCGCCGATCCCGGCGCTGCGCTCCTCGAGCTTCTCCGGCGGCAACCAGCAGAAGCTGGTGCTGGCGCGCGAGATGGATCGCACCCCGCGCATCCTGCTGGTCGGCCAGCCGACGCGCGGCGTCGACATCGGCGCCATCGAGTTCATCCATCGCCAGCTGGTGGCGGCACGCGACGCCGGCTGCGCCGTGCTGGTGGTCTCTGTCGAGCTCGAGGAGATCCTATCGCTCGCCGACCGCATCGTCGTGATGTTCGGCGGCCGCATCGTCGGCGAGGTGCCGGCGGCGAGAGCCGACGAACGCACGCTGGGCCTGATGATGGCCAACGCGCATGTGTAG
- a CDS encoding purine-nucleoside phosphorylase, with amino-acid sequence MSGEIDRCLGEIARRAPGFVPRVAMILGSGLSDFADEIATPRRIDYAALPGFPQPGVGGHAGKLVLGTIAGTNVAVLQGREHYYENGRADAMKVAVRTLARLGCGTLLLTNAAGAIRTDMRPGAVMAITDHINFVGVSPLFGERGDDRFVDLGDAYDPALRARLQEVARAAGIALHEGVYIWFAGPSFETPAEIRAAGRLGADAVGMSTVPEVVVARHAGMKVAALSLITNMAAGLSDESLGHAQTMAVAREGARTMHRLLHDFIGSLC; translated from the coding sequence ATGAGCGGCGAGATCGATCGCTGCCTCGGGGAGATCGCGCGCCGGGCGCCGGGCTTCGTGCCGCGGGTCGCGATGATCCTCGGCTCCGGCCTGTCCGACTTCGCGGACGAGATCGCCACACCGCGGCGCATCGACTACGCCGCGCTGCCCGGCTTCCCGCAGCCTGGCGTCGGCGGACACGCCGGCAAGCTCGTGCTCGGCACGATCGCCGGCACCAATGTCGCCGTGCTGCAGGGACGCGAGCACTATTACGAGAACGGCCGCGCCGATGCGATGAAGGTCGCGGTGCGCACACTGGCGCGGCTGGGCTGCGGCACGCTGCTGCTGACCAACGCCGCCGGCGCCATTCGCACCGACATGCGGCCGGGCGCGGTGATGGCGATCACCGACCACATCAACTTTGTCGGCGTCTCGCCGCTGTTCGGCGAGCGCGGCGACGATCGCTTCGTCGACCTGGGCGACGCCTATGACCCGGCGCTGCGTGCGCGCCTGCAGGAGGTGGCGCGCGCCGCCGGCATCGCCCTGCACGAGGGCGTCTACATCTGGTTCGCCGGCCCGAGTTTCGAGACGCCGGCCGAGATTCGCGCCGCCGGCCGGCTGGGCGCCGACGCCGTGGGCATGTCGACCGTGCCCGAGGTGGTGGTGGCGCGGCATGCCGGCATGAAGGTCGCGGCATTGTCGCTGATCACCAACATGGCCGCCGGGCTGAGCGACGAATCGCTGGGCCATGCGCAGACCATGGCCGTGGCACGCGAGGGCGCGCGCACCATGCATCGCCTGCTGCACGACTTCATCGGCTCGCTATGCTGA
- a CDS encoding 5-nucleotide phosphatase, translating to MTAITRGRMLTAMAGFALAGSLPMPARAQDGPAPNDLLLATLWTQRSVEYKANCLTAFTLARLRFDEALASKSWTGAPNEQKGDFQNLPPAVIADLDETLIDNSLYQVWMLKNDKTFSLETWSRFCATQTSTAIPGAIEFCKYADSKGAKIFYVTNRDARDKEATKQNMAKLGFPMGGNVDVFMTRGEKPDWGSAKSTRRAAVAKDYRVLLNIGDNYGDFDDAYRGSEAQRLAAFQANAERFGREWIMIANPTYGSFDTAPFGHDFKKSRAEQRKAKHDALQAWPG from the coding sequence ATGACCGCGATAACCAGAGGCCGTATGCTCACCGCCATGGCGGGTTTCGCGCTTGCCGGCTCGCTGCCGATGCCGGCGCGCGCTCAGGATGGACCTGCGCCCAACGACCTGCTGCTGGCGACCCTGTGGACGCAGCGTTCGGTCGAGTACAAGGCCAACTGCCTGACGGCGTTCACGCTGGCGCGCCTGCGTTTCGACGAGGCGCTGGCCAGCAAGAGCTGGACCGGCGCGCCCAACGAGCAGAAGGGCGACTTCCAGAACCTGCCGCCGGCGGTGATCGCCGATCTCGACGAGACGCTGATCGACAACTCGCTGTACCAGGTCTGGATGCTGAAGAACGACAAGACCTTCAGCCTCGAGACCTGGAGCAGGTTCTGCGCCACCCAGACCTCGACGGCGATTCCCGGCGCGATCGAGTTCTGCAAGTACGCCGACTCCAAGGGCGCCAAGATCTTCTACGTCACGAACCGCGACGCCAGGGACAAGGAGGCGACCAAGCAGAACATGGCGAAGCTCGGCTTCCCGATGGGCGGCAACGTCGACGTCTTCATGACCCGGGGCGAGAAGCCGGACTGGGGCAGCGCCAAGAGCACGCGCCGCGCGGCAGTGGCCAAGGACTACCGCGTGCTGCTCAACATCGGCGACAACTACGGCGATTTCGACGACGCCTATCGCGGCAGCGAGGCGCAGCGGCTGGCCGCCTTCCAGGCCAACGCCGAGCGCTTCGGCCGCGAATGGATCATGATCGCCAATCCGACCTACGGCTCCTTCGACACCGCGCCGTTCGGCCACGACTTCAAGAAGTCGCGCGCCGAGCAGCGCAAGGCCAAGCACGACGCGCTGCAGGCCTGGCCGGGTTGA